A region from the Aegilops tauschii subsp. strangulata cultivar AL8/78 chromosome 5, Aet v6.0, whole genome shotgun sequence genome encodes:
- the LOC123494083 gene encoding uncharacterized protein: MRDIMGIRDRPFGGKTVVFGGDFRQVLPVVRRGSRGQIIDATLRSSHLWKCMRQLRLITNMRAHNDTWFADYLLRVGNGTEDVDDQGNILLPEDICLPSTGEVDDLEKLIDHVFPSLDDNMSDSNYMTSRAILSTTNDNVDKINIRMIDRFHGDEVIYHSFDIAEDDPYGYYAQEFLNGLTPNGLPPHALKLKLNCPVILLRNIDPANGLCNSTRLVVRGFERNTIDAEIMIGQHAGRRVFLPRIPLCPSENDMFPFKFKRKQFPIRLSFAMTINMAQGHTIPIVGVYLPNPVFSHGQLYVALSRATAKRNIKILIQKEKPKEKANKLKDNPKKRKRPTVSLLTSMKNIVYKEVLTG; this comes from the coding sequence ATGCGCGACATCATGGGAATACGTGACCGACCCTTTGGAGGAAAGACTGTTGTTTTTGGTGGGGACTTTCGGCAGGTGCTTCCGGTCGTCAGAAGGGGGTCACGGGGCCAGATAATTGATGCAACCCTCCGAAGTTCTCATCTGTGGAAGTGTATGCGGCAGCTTCGGCTCATCACCAACATGAGGGCTCATAATGACACGTGGTTTGCAGATTACTTGCTAAGGGTCGGCAATGGCACTGAGGATGTAGACGATCAAGGCAACATACTACTCCCTGAAGATATTTGTCTGCCGTCTACAGGCGAGGTTGACGACCTGGAGAAACTTATTGACCACGTGTTTCCGAGTCTAGATGACAACATGTCTGATTCCAATTACATGACATCTCGAGCAATCCTTTCCACGACAAACGACAATGTCGACAAGATAAACATCCGCATGATAGACCGTTTTCATGGAGATGAAGTAATCTACCATAGCTTTGACATTGCAGAGGACGACCCATATGGCTACTACGCTCAGGAGTTTCTTAATGGATTGACTCCTAATGGTCTTCCTCCGCATGCACTCAAGCTAAAGCTGAACTGCCCTGTCATACTTCTAAGGAACATTGATCCAGCTAATGGACTGTGTAACAGCACTAGGCTTGTTGTAAGAGGTTTTGAGAGGAACACCATTGATGCAGAAATCATGATTGGTCAACACGCTGGCAGGAGGGTCTTCCTTCCTCGAATACCTCTCTGCCCATCTGAAAACGACATGTTTCCGTTCAAGTTTAAGAGAAAGCAATTTCCTATAAGGCTTAGCTTTGCTATGACCATTAACATGGCTCAAGGGCATACCATACCGATAGTTGGTGTCTACCTACCCAATCCCGTGTTCTCTCATGGTCAGCTCTATGTTGCTTTGTCTCGAGCCACCGCGAAGAGAAACATAAAGATACTCATTCAGAAGGAGAAGCCGAAGGAGAAGGCCAACAAGCTAAAGGACAATCCAAAGAAGCGAAAAAGACCGACTGTGTCCTTACTGACCTCGATGAAGAACATCGTCTACAAGGAAGTCCTTACAGGCTGA
- the LOC123494084 gene encoding uncharacterized protein, giving the protein MDADSRHFRENIRFFNGHFAFTTLGVSLDENYTNMKSGVYTFRAHGTIYHNVHSFGPSSHPEHLQLYFYDDDPTITHRKAATKQLDQDVVKKLVDILKENPYSQQFRSLGAHKDNLDDYRIDLNTDKRLDQRRYNRPLSSEVAAIWVEGNDLAKRGELGWHPKLPKRNVPLEFVLNPQLVHDDDEDAEGNSRLCVSVRDYYCYMLQTRPAIFNPILCGARLLQQWAVDMYVKIESCRLRWYRKNQTRIRADLYKGVVDAITSGETRASAVGVRIVLPGTYPGGDRDMKKRHMDAMAIVHTYGKPDIFLTMTCNPKWEEITNELLPAQGKDSYPVYRRRDDGRRAKVRGKMLDNRWVVPYNPYLLRMFNCHINVEVCSSIKAVKYLYKYIYKGHDKASFSIDQPDADGNIDDIKRYVDARWITPPEAMWRIFGFPLCANYPLVLQLPLHLPNMHRVAFNAQADLKNVVASENISKSMLTEYFKANQEHPRARNILYKDFPGSFTWQKKKKFWKPRVERFQIGRIVSANPAKGDRYYLRVLLNHVTGKTSFDDLLTVDGVLCGSFREAAERLGLIEADNTLDGCLTEAEQWAMPCSLRRLFATILVHCEPGDVRGLWDRHLEPMSDDYRRSRTSPDEVEQMVLLDIRGMLQSMGKDIVDFALPSIDDAFDPTEGEAREVIEETTVEFDMDDTKLVSSLNLEQRVAYDEILTAVERGDGGVFFVDGPGGTGKTFLYRAMLAKVRSQGKIGIATATSGVAASIMPGGRTAHSRFKIPLSCDDGASCSFTK; this is encoded by the exons ATGGATGCAGATTCTAGACATTTTCGGGAAAACATACGCTTCTTCAACGGGCATTTCGCCTTCACAACCCTTGGCGTCAGCCTTGATGAGAACTACACAAACATGAAGTCTGGGGTGTACACATTCCGGGCACACGGCACCATCTACCACAATGTGCATTCGTTCGGGCCTAGCTCCCATCCTGAGCATCTGCAGTTATACTTCTATGATGATGACCCAACCATCACTCATCGTAAGGCGGCCACCAAGCAATTAGACCAAGATGTCGTGAAGAAGTTAGTAGACATACTCAAAGAAAACCCGTACTCCCAGCAATTTAGGAGTTTGGGTGCACACAAGGACAACCTCGATGATTACAGGATAGACCTAAACACCGATAAAAGGCTTGACCAAAGAAGATATAACAGACCGTTGTCATCTGAGGTCGCTGCAATTTGGGTTGAGGGCAACGACCTAGCAAAAAG GGGAGAACTAGGTTGGCATCCGAAGCTACCTAAACGTAATGTTCCTTTGGAGTTTGTACTAAATCCTCAACTGGTccatgatgatgatgaggatgcaG AGGGCAACAGCAGGTTGTGTGTCTCTGTCAGAGACTACTACTGTTACATGCTGCAGACACGGCCTGCGATCTTTAATCCCATACTCTGTGGAGCACGCCTCTTGCAGCAATGGGCCGTCGACATGTACGTCAAGATTGAAAGTTGTCGGTTAAGGTGGTACAGGAAGAACCAGACGCGGATTCGTGCCGACTTGTATAAAGGAGTTGTTGATGCGATCACATCGGGGGAGACACGAGCAAGCGCTGTTGGGGTAAGAATAGTTCTCCCTGGAACATACCCTGGTGGCGACCGCGACATGAAGAAGAGGCATATGGATGCCATGGCAATTGTACATACATACGGGAAGCCTGACATCTTCTTGACCATGACTTGCAATCCAAAATGGGAAGAGATAACGAATGAGTTGCTGCCTG CACAGGGGAAGGACTCGTACCCAGTTTATCGACGTAGAGACGATGGTAGGCGTGCTAAGGTCCGAGGGAAGATGTTGGACAACAGATGGGTTGTGCCTTATAACCCATACCTTCTGCGGATGTTCAATTGCCACATCAACGTTGAGGTCTGCTCGAGCATAAAGGCCGTCAAATATCTTTACAAGTACATTTACAAGGGCCATGATAAGGCTTCTTTCAGCATCGACCAGCCCGACGCCGATGGTAACATTGATGACATCAAGAGATACGTTGACGCAAGGTGGATCACCCCTCCGGAGGCTATGTGGAGAATATTTGGCTTTCCACTTTGCGCCAACTACCCTCTTGTCTTGCAGTTGCCTCTTCATCTCCCGAATATGCACAGGGTCGCATTCAATGCCCAGGCTGACTTGAAAAATGTTGTCGCCTCGGAAAATATTTCAAAATCCATGTTAACGGAGTATTTCAAGGCTAACCAGGAACACCCTCGGGCTAGAAATATATTGTACAAGGATTTTCCCGGAAGCTTCACGTGGCAGAAGAAAAAGAAGTTTTGGAAGCCGCGGGTCGAGCGTTTTCAGATAGGTCGCATCGTGTCTGCCAATCCTGCCAAGGGGGACCGATACTATCTGCGTGTGTTGCTAAACCATGTTACGGGCAAAACATCCTTTGATGACTTGCTCACCGTGGACGGCGTGCTATGTGGGAGCTTTAGAGAGGCTGCTGAAAGGTTGGGACTCATCGAGGCAGACAACACGCTCGACGGCTGTCTTACTGAGGCTGAGCAGTGGGCGATGCCATGTTCTCTTAGGAGGCTCTTCGCAACCATCTTGGTGCACTGCGAGCCAGGCGACGTGCGTGGTTTATGGGATAGGCACCTCGAGCCTATGTCAGATGACTATCGTCGATCACGCACGTCCCCTGACGAGGTGGAGCAGATGGTGTTGCTAGACATTAGGGGTATGTTGCAGTCCATGGGTAAAGATATTGTTGATTTCGCTCTTCCGAGCATAGATGATGCGTTTGACCCAACCGAGGGCGAGGCAAGAGAGGTCATCGAGGAAACAACCGTTGAGTTTGACATGGATGACACTAAGTTGGTATCTTCGCTGAACTTGGAACAAAGGGTCGCATACGACGAGATACTAACGGCTGTTGAACGCGGTGATGGGGGTGTATTCTTTGTTGATGGCCCTGGAGGTACAGGGAAGACCTTCCTATACAGGGCGATGCTTGCCAAGGTGAGGAGCCAAGGCAAGATTGgtatcgctaccgcgacgtcgggCGTCGCCGCTTCTATCATGCCTGGCGGCAGGACTGCCCACTCGAGGTTCAAGATCCCATTGAGTTGCGATGATGGAGCCTCGTGCAGCTTCACCAAGTAG
- the LOC123494085 gene encoding uncharacterized protein, whose protein sequence is MAGTNVVDNHPISPGHSIPEQTADPVVPQPTDGDITCVQRPPDLNSDVLDVSPIDGGIHLYTMSTAQDLSQTVSTSEHMTTGSLENVTKQTKKGILSDEKREQINAKRRANYRRKKEEEAKKLEHESQAYLSTSDQSITEQTAVVVVPQPTDGDVTCVPRPSELNSG, encoded by the exons ATGGCTGGGACAAACGTTGTTGATAATCACCCTATTAGTCCAG GCCACTCGATACCTGAACAGACCGCAGACCCGGTTGTTCCCCAACCCACTGATGGTGATATCACATGTGTTCAGCGGCCTCCCGATCTGAACTCAG ATGTtcttgatgtgtctcctattgaTGGAGGAATACACCTGTACACTATGTCAACTGCTCAAGATTTATCCCAAACCGTTTCAACATCCGAGCACATGACTACAGGATCTTTGGAGAATGTCACCAAACAAACTAAAAAAGGTATCTTATCTGATGAAAAAAGGGAGCAGATAAACGCCAAGAGGCGAGCTAATTATCGGCGGAAGAAAGAGGAGGAAGCAAAGAAACTTGAGCATGAAAGTCAAGCTTACCTTTCAACATCTG ATCAGTCCATCACTGAACAGACCGCAGTTGTTGTTGTTCCTCAACCCACTGATGGTGATGTCACATGTGTACCGCGGCCTTCCGAACTGAACTCAGGTTAG